From the Oryzias latipes chromosome 22, ASM223467v1 genome, one window contains:
- the nemf gene encoding nuclear export mediator factor NEMF isoform X1, translating to MKTRFTTVDIRAAIAEINANYVGMRVYNVYDIDNKTYLIRLQKPDSKAVLLVESGIRIHSTDFEWPKNMMPSGFAMKCRKHLKTRRLTHIKQLGIDRIVDMQFGSDEAAYHLIVELYDRGNIILADHEYTILNLLRFRNAEAEDVKIAVRERYPVENARSPEPLISLEQLTEILSKAPKGEQVKRILNPHLSYGATLIEHSFIEAGLPGSIKVDSQENAAEVAPKIREALQIAESYMEKTENFNGKGFIIQKSEKKPSVAPGKPAEELLTYDEFHPFLFVQHAKSPFLELDSFNKAVDEFFSKMEGQKIDMKALQQEKQALKKLENVKKDHEQRLEALHQAQEVDRLKGELVEINLAVVERALQVVRSALANQVDWAEIGHIVKEAQAAGDPVACAIKELKLHSNHITMLLKNPYISEEEQEDEEMKDAVEEKGKKNKNRDKGQKKKLQRNKPMLVDVDLGLSAYANAKKYYDHKRSAEKKQQKTLEAADKAMKSAEKKTQKTLKEVQTVTTIQKARKVYWFEKFLWFISAENYLVIAGRDQQQNEIIVKRYLRAGDIYVHADLHGATSCVIKNPSGDPIPPRTLTEAGTMAVCYSAAWDAKIITSAWWVHHHQVSKTAPTGEYLTTGSFMIRGKKNFLPPSYLIMGFGFLFKVEEQSVFRHRGERKVKSVEEEMDDVTSRTAELLEEGEELMVGDDSSSEDATEEKAGDGQTPEEENETKAKITVEGEEEEKCEEPAADTGAMESEESNTDEEKEEREEVHFPDTTISLSHLQPSRSSQNSGFKTEASHKASCQAEVDSQGKKHMTAKQRREDKKMKQKQEGSDVEEKTETSSAGPVLDQGPKSGGGPSQPPLKRGQKNKLKKMKEKYKDQDEEDRELMMQLLGSAGPVKDEKDKGKKAKKGKGKEDPVRKPAPQKRQPKGSAEKKPEQTGGVEVLEEKPPGEDGAAADQEDKEDDIDQDNPGVEEAENLLTSLTGQPHCEDVLLFAVPVCAPYTALSNYKHKVKLTPGSQKKGKAARTAVLSFMKAKDASQREKDLLRSVKDGDLSRNMPGKVKVSAPNLQAAKKK from the exons ATGAAAACTCGGTTCACCACCGTGGATATCAGGGCAGCTATTGCCGAGATCAATGCAAA CTACGTCGGAATGAGAGTCTACAACGTGTATGACATCGACAATAAGACATATCTCATCCGTTTGCAGAA GCCTGATAGCAAAGCTGTTCTGCTGGTTGAGTCTGGCATCCGTATTCATTCCACAGACTTCGAATGGCCCAAGAACATGATGCCTTCGGGATTTGCAATGAAA TGTCGAAAACACCTGAAGACGCGCAGACTGACCCACATAAAGCAGCTTGGCATTGACAGGATTGTTGACATGCAGTTTGGCTCAGACGAGGCTGCCTACCACTTGATTGTTGAACTGTATGACCGG GGTAACATCATCCTTGCAGATCACGAATACACGATTTTAAACCTGCTGAGGTTTCGCAACGCAGAAGCAGAGGATGTGAAGATCGCCGTGAGAGAACGCTACCCGGTGGAGAATGCCAGATCCCCTGAACCTCTCATCAGCCTGGAGCA ACTTACTGAAATACTGAGCAAAGCACCAAAAGGAGAGCAAGTGAAAAGAATCTTGAATCCTCACCTTT cTTACGGAGCCACTCTGATAGAACACAGTTTCATAGAAGCTGGACTGCCGGGCTCCATTAAAGTCGACAGTCAAGAAAACGCTGCTGAAG TTGCCCCTAAAATCCGGGAAGCGCTGCAGATCGCAGAAAGTTACATGGAAAAAACGGAGAACTTTAACGGCAAA GGCTTCATCATTCAAAAGAGCGAAAAGAAACCAAGCGTAGCTCCAGGGAAACCTGCAGAGGAATTACTCAC ATATGATGAGTTTCATCCATTCCTCTTTGTCCAGCATGCAAAAAGCCCATTTTTGGAGTTGGATTCTTTTAACAAG GCGGTGGATGAGTTCTTTTCAAAGATGGAGGGTCAGAAGATTGACATGAAGGCCTTGCAGCAGGAGAAGCAAGCCTTGAAGAAGCTCGAAAATGTGAAGAAGGACCACGAACAAAGGCTGGAAGCTTTGCACCAAGCACAG GAGGTCGACAGACTAAAGGGGGAGCTTGTGGAGATAAATCTGGCTGTGGTAGAGAGGGCGCTGCAGGTAGTCCGCAGCGCGCTGGCCAACCAGGTGGACTGGGCGGAAATTGGCCATATTGTAAAGGAAGCGCAGGCCGCCGGGGACCCAGTGGCGTGCGCCATCAAGGAGCTGAAGCTGCACAGCAATCACATCACCATGCTTCTAAA GAATCCTTACATttctgaggaggagcaggaagacgAGGAGATGAAGGACGCAGTGGAAGAgaaagggaagaaaaacaagaaccGGGACAAAGGTCAGAAGAAGAAGCTGCAGCGGAACAAGCCCATGTTAGTGGATGTGGATCTGGGCCTGTCGGCTTACGCCAACGCCAAAAA ataCTATGACCACAagcgctctgcagaaaagaaGCAACAGAAAACCCTCGAAGCTGCTGATAAG GCTATGAAATCTGCAgagaagaaaacacagaaaactctGAAAGAAGTCCAAACGGTGACCACAATTCAAAAAGCCAGGAAGGTGTACTG GTTTGAGAAGTTCCTTTGGTTCATCAGCGCTGAGAATTATCTGGTCATCGCAGGAAGAGACCAGCAGCAGAACGAGATTATCGTTAAACGTTACCTTCGAGCAG GAGATATCTACGTTCACGCTGATCTGCATGGAGCAACCAGTTGTGTTATCAAAAACCCTTCAG gGGACCCCATTCCCCCTCGTACTCTGACAGAAGCTGGCACTATGGCCGTGTGCTACAGCGCCGCCTGGGACGCCAAAATAATCACCAGCGCTTGGTGGGTTCACCATCATCAG gtATCCAAAACCGCCCCCACTGGAGAGTATCTGACCACTGGAAGTTTCATGATTCGAG GGAAGAAAAACTTTCTGCCCCCGTCCTACCTGATCATGGGCTTTGGGTTCCTTTTTAAG gtAGAGGAGCAGAGTGTGTTCCGTCACAGAGGCGAGCGGAAGGTGAAAAGCGTCGAAGAGGAGATGGACGACGTCACGTCGAGAACGGCCGAGCTtttagaggaaggagaggagctgATGG TAGGAGACGATAGCAGCAGTGAGGATGCGACTGAAGAAAAAGCAGGAGACGGTCAGACaccggaagaggaaaacgaGACAAAAGCAAAGATTACAGtggaaggagaagaagaggagaaatgtGAGGAGCCTGCTGCAGACACGGGAGCGATGGAGTCGGAGGAGAGcaacacagatgaagaaaaagaagaaagggaAGAGGTCCACTTTCCAGATACAACCATTTCCCTCTCTCATTTACAGCCCAGCAG gaGTTCTCAAAACTCTGGCTTCAAAACAGAAGCATCACATAAAGCA TCTTGTCAGGCTGAAGTGGATTCCCAAGGAAAGAAACACATGACTGCCAAGCAGAGGAG AGAAGACAAAAAGATGAAGCAGAAACAAGAGGGGTCCGATGTCGAGGAGAAGACCGAGACTTCATCTGCTGGGCCGGTTTTGGATCAGGGGCCTAAAAGTGGAGGGGGGCCCTCACAGCCCCCCCTGAAGAGAGGACAGAAG AACaaactgaagaagatgaaggagaaATACAAAGACCAGGATGAAGAGGACAGAGAACTGATGATGCAGCTGCTTGGG TCAGCTGGTCCCGTCAAGGATGAGAAGGATAAGGGGAAGAAGGCAAAGAAGGGGAAGGGAAAAGAAGATCCCGTCAGGAAACCGGCGCCTCAGAAACGGCAACCAAAAGGATCTGCGGAGAAGAAGCCTGAACAGACAGGAGGTGTGGAAGTGTTGGAGGAGAAGCCGCCTGGAGAggatggagctgctgcagatcaAGAGGACAAG gagGATGATATAGATCAGGACAACCCAGGAGTAGAG GAAGCGGAAAATCTGCTGACGTCTCTGACGGGCCAGCCTCACTGTGAAGATGTGCTGCTCTTTGCCGTGCCCGTCTGCGCTCCGTACACGGCCCTCTCAAACTACAA GCACAAAGTCAAACTGACGCCAGGTTCTCAGAAGAAAGGCAAAG CTGCTCGAACTGCAGTTTTAAGTTTTATGAAAGCCAAAGACGCCTCACAGAGAGAAAAAGATTTGCTCCGAAGTGTCAAG GATGGAGACCTGTCCAGAAACATGCCGGGAAAAGTGAAAGTTTCAGCTCCAAACCTGCAGGCTGCTAAGAAGAAATAA
- the nemf gene encoding nuclear export mediator factor NEMF isoform X2 codes for MKTRFTTVDIRAAIAEINANYVGMRVYNVYDIDNKTYLIRLQKPDSKAVLLVESGIRIHSTDFEWPKNMMPSGFAMKCRKHLKTRRLTHIKQLGIDRIVDMQFGSDEAAYHLIVELYDRGNIILADHEYTILNLLRFRNAEAEDVKIAVRERYPVENARSPEPLISLEQLTEILSKAPKGEQVKRILNPHLSYGATLIEHSFIEAGLPGSIKVDSQENAAEVAPKIREALQIAESYMEKTENFNGKGFIIQKSEKKPSVAPGKPAEELLTYDEFHPFLFVQHAKSPFLELDSFNKAVDEFFSKMEGQKIDMKALQQEKQALKKLENVKKDHEQRLEALHQAQEVDRLKGELVEINLAVVERALQVVRSALANQVDWAEIGHIVKEAQAAGDPVACAIKELKLHSNHITMLLKNPYISEEEQEDEEMKDAVEEKGKKNKNRDKGQKKKLQRNKPMLVDVDLGLSAYANAKKYYDHKRSAEKKQQKTLEAADKAMKSAEKKTQKTLKEVQTVTTIQKARKVYWFEKFLWFISAENYLVIAGRDQQQNEIIVKRYLRAGDIYVHADLHGATSCVIKNPSGDPIPPRTLTEAGTMAVCYSAAWDAKIITSAWWVHHHQVSKTAPTGEYLTTGSFMIRGKKNFLPPSYLIMGFGFLFKVEEQSVFRHRGERKVKSVEEEMDDVTSRTAELLEEGEELMGDDSSSEDATEEKAGDGQTPEEENETKAKITVEGEEEEKCEEPAADTGAMESEESNTDEEKEEREEVHFPDTTISLSHLQPSRSSQNSGFKTEASHKASCQAEVDSQGKKHMTAKQRREDKKMKQKQEGSDVEEKTETSSAGPVLDQGPKSGGGPSQPPLKRGQKNKLKKMKEKYKDQDEEDRELMMQLLGSAGPVKDEKDKGKKAKKGKGKEDPVRKPAPQKRQPKGSAEKKPEQTGGVEVLEEKPPGEDGAAADQEDKEDDIDQDNPGVEEAENLLTSLTGQPHCEDVLLFAVPVCAPYTALSNYKHKVKLTPGSQKKGKAARTAVLSFMKAKDASQREKDLLRSVKDGDLSRNMPGKVKVSAPNLQAAKKK; via the exons ATGAAAACTCGGTTCACCACCGTGGATATCAGGGCAGCTATTGCCGAGATCAATGCAAA CTACGTCGGAATGAGAGTCTACAACGTGTATGACATCGACAATAAGACATATCTCATCCGTTTGCAGAA GCCTGATAGCAAAGCTGTTCTGCTGGTTGAGTCTGGCATCCGTATTCATTCCACAGACTTCGAATGGCCCAAGAACATGATGCCTTCGGGATTTGCAATGAAA TGTCGAAAACACCTGAAGACGCGCAGACTGACCCACATAAAGCAGCTTGGCATTGACAGGATTGTTGACATGCAGTTTGGCTCAGACGAGGCTGCCTACCACTTGATTGTTGAACTGTATGACCGG GGTAACATCATCCTTGCAGATCACGAATACACGATTTTAAACCTGCTGAGGTTTCGCAACGCAGAAGCAGAGGATGTGAAGATCGCCGTGAGAGAACGCTACCCGGTGGAGAATGCCAGATCCCCTGAACCTCTCATCAGCCTGGAGCA ACTTACTGAAATACTGAGCAAAGCACCAAAAGGAGAGCAAGTGAAAAGAATCTTGAATCCTCACCTTT cTTACGGAGCCACTCTGATAGAACACAGTTTCATAGAAGCTGGACTGCCGGGCTCCATTAAAGTCGACAGTCAAGAAAACGCTGCTGAAG TTGCCCCTAAAATCCGGGAAGCGCTGCAGATCGCAGAAAGTTACATGGAAAAAACGGAGAACTTTAACGGCAAA GGCTTCATCATTCAAAAGAGCGAAAAGAAACCAAGCGTAGCTCCAGGGAAACCTGCAGAGGAATTACTCAC ATATGATGAGTTTCATCCATTCCTCTTTGTCCAGCATGCAAAAAGCCCATTTTTGGAGTTGGATTCTTTTAACAAG GCGGTGGATGAGTTCTTTTCAAAGATGGAGGGTCAGAAGATTGACATGAAGGCCTTGCAGCAGGAGAAGCAAGCCTTGAAGAAGCTCGAAAATGTGAAGAAGGACCACGAACAAAGGCTGGAAGCTTTGCACCAAGCACAG GAGGTCGACAGACTAAAGGGGGAGCTTGTGGAGATAAATCTGGCTGTGGTAGAGAGGGCGCTGCAGGTAGTCCGCAGCGCGCTGGCCAACCAGGTGGACTGGGCGGAAATTGGCCATATTGTAAAGGAAGCGCAGGCCGCCGGGGACCCAGTGGCGTGCGCCATCAAGGAGCTGAAGCTGCACAGCAATCACATCACCATGCTTCTAAA GAATCCTTACATttctgaggaggagcaggaagacgAGGAGATGAAGGACGCAGTGGAAGAgaaagggaagaaaaacaagaaccGGGACAAAGGTCAGAAGAAGAAGCTGCAGCGGAACAAGCCCATGTTAGTGGATGTGGATCTGGGCCTGTCGGCTTACGCCAACGCCAAAAA ataCTATGACCACAagcgctctgcagaaaagaaGCAACAGAAAACCCTCGAAGCTGCTGATAAG GCTATGAAATCTGCAgagaagaaaacacagaaaactctGAAAGAAGTCCAAACGGTGACCACAATTCAAAAAGCCAGGAAGGTGTACTG GTTTGAGAAGTTCCTTTGGTTCATCAGCGCTGAGAATTATCTGGTCATCGCAGGAAGAGACCAGCAGCAGAACGAGATTATCGTTAAACGTTACCTTCGAGCAG GAGATATCTACGTTCACGCTGATCTGCATGGAGCAACCAGTTGTGTTATCAAAAACCCTTCAG gGGACCCCATTCCCCCTCGTACTCTGACAGAAGCTGGCACTATGGCCGTGTGCTACAGCGCCGCCTGGGACGCCAAAATAATCACCAGCGCTTGGTGGGTTCACCATCATCAG gtATCCAAAACCGCCCCCACTGGAGAGTATCTGACCACTGGAAGTTTCATGATTCGAG GGAAGAAAAACTTTCTGCCCCCGTCCTACCTGATCATGGGCTTTGGGTTCCTTTTTAAG gtAGAGGAGCAGAGTGTGTTCCGTCACAGAGGCGAGCGGAAGGTGAAAAGCGTCGAAGAGGAGATGGACGACGTCACGTCGAGAACGGCCGAGCTtttagaggaaggagaggagctgATGG GAGACGATAGCAGCAGTGAGGATGCGACTGAAGAAAAAGCAGGAGACGGTCAGACaccggaagaggaaaacgaGACAAAAGCAAAGATTACAGtggaaggagaagaagaggagaaatgtGAGGAGCCTGCTGCAGACACGGGAGCGATGGAGTCGGAGGAGAGcaacacagatgaagaaaaagaagaaagggaAGAGGTCCACTTTCCAGATACAACCATTTCCCTCTCTCATTTACAGCCCAGCAG gaGTTCTCAAAACTCTGGCTTCAAAACAGAAGCATCACATAAAGCA TCTTGTCAGGCTGAAGTGGATTCCCAAGGAAAGAAACACATGACTGCCAAGCAGAGGAG AGAAGACAAAAAGATGAAGCAGAAACAAGAGGGGTCCGATGTCGAGGAGAAGACCGAGACTTCATCTGCTGGGCCGGTTTTGGATCAGGGGCCTAAAAGTGGAGGGGGGCCCTCACAGCCCCCCCTGAAGAGAGGACAGAAG AACaaactgaagaagatgaaggagaaATACAAAGACCAGGATGAAGAGGACAGAGAACTGATGATGCAGCTGCTTGGG TCAGCTGGTCCCGTCAAGGATGAGAAGGATAAGGGGAAGAAGGCAAAGAAGGGGAAGGGAAAAGAAGATCCCGTCAGGAAACCGGCGCCTCAGAAACGGCAACCAAAAGGATCTGCGGAGAAGAAGCCTGAACAGACAGGAGGTGTGGAAGTGTTGGAGGAGAAGCCGCCTGGAGAggatggagctgctgcagatcaAGAGGACAAG gagGATGATATAGATCAGGACAACCCAGGAGTAGAG GAAGCGGAAAATCTGCTGACGTCTCTGACGGGCCAGCCTCACTGTGAAGATGTGCTGCTCTTTGCCGTGCCCGTCTGCGCTCCGTACACGGCCCTCTCAAACTACAA GCACAAAGTCAAACTGACGCCAGGTTCTCAGAAGAAAGGCAAAG CTGCTCGAACTGCAGTTTTAAGTTTTATGAAAGCCAAAGACGCCTCACAGAGAGAAAAAGATTTGCTCCGAAGTGTCAAG GATGGAGACCTGTCCAGAAACATGCCGGGAAAAGTGAAAGTTTCAGCTCCAAACCTGCAGGCTGCTAAGAAGAAATAA
- the klhdc2 gene encoding kelch domain-containing protein 2: MAERMADVQEDPPAGEDDNDSDGDEEDRLFVWMVNNDNPDEDEEDEEEEVEEEQLETEGSETFELDAPAERSGHVAVVDGNVMYVWGGYKNAQTHGFFDLYLPRNEIWTYNMESGVWKKHVAGGNLHTSMSGSCGVCVDGILYLFGGHHARGNTNRIYRLSLRATTLVWEEMKELKGLPPSSKDKLGCWVHRNRLVFFGGYGYAPQGSHRGTFEYDESSSLGYDSPGRGWNNHIHVLDLETLSWSQPITHGNTPSPRAAHACATVGNRGYVFGGRFKMHRLNDLYYIDLDTWEWHEMSVPQLGPVGRSWHSFTPVSSDHIFLFGGFTTERETLSDAWLYCVSKNEWRPFKHNHTESPRLWHTACSGPDGEVFVFGGCANNLLSHRRAAHSNELLVFSVQPKSLVRLCMETILQHREHLSSYWDCLPKHLLYSLKQRMSRVNTLGS; encoded by the exons ATGGCGGAGAGAATGGCAGACGTACAAGAAGACCCACCAGCTGGCGAAGACGATAACGATTCGGACGGAGATGAAGAGGACAGATTGTTTGTTTGGATGGTGAACAACGACAATCCGGATGAAGAcgaggaagacgaggaggaggaagtgGAGGAGGAACAGTTAGAAACTGAAGGGTCTGAGACTTTTGAGCTGGATGCCCCAGCTGAGCGCAGCGGGCACGTCGCCGTGGTCGATGGAAACGTCATGTATGTGTGGGGAGGGTACAAG AATGCTCAGACCCACGGGTTCTTTGACTTATACTTGCCTAGAAATGAGATCTGGACTTACAATATGGAATCAGGAGTCTG GAAAAAACACGTAGCTGGAGGAAATTTACACACCTCGATGTCTGGAAGCTGTGGCGTGTGTGTCGACGGCATTCTCTACCTTTTTGGTGGCCATCATGCCAGAGGAAACACAAACAGG ATCTACCGCCTGTCCTTAAGAGCTACTACTCTGGTGTGGGAGGAAATGAAAGAGCTTAAAGGACTTCCTCCATCATCCAAGGACAAGCTCGGATGCTGGGTTCACAGGAACAG attgGTCTTCTTTGGCGGTTATGGCTATGCTCCTCAGGGATCTCATCGAGGGACTTTTGAATACGATGAATCCTCCTCTCTTGGG TATGACAGCCCTGGGCGAGGCTGGAACAACCACATCCACGTCTTGGATCTGGAGACGTTGTCGTGGAGCCAGCCCATAACCCAC GGTAACACCCCGTCACCCAGAGCAGCTCATGCCTGTGCTACAGTTGGTAACCGTGGTTACGTGTTCGGCGGACGCTTTAAG ATGCACAGACTGAACGACCTTTACTACATTGACCTCGACACATGGGAGTGGCATGAGAT gAGTGTCCCCCAGCTCGGCCCCGTGGGACGATCTTGGCATTCCTTCACACCCGTGTCATCCGATCACATCTTTCTATTTGGAGGCTTCACCACAGAAAGGGAGACGCTCA GTGATGCTTGGCTGTACTGCGTGAGCAAAAACGAATGGAGGCCTTTcaaacacaaccacacagaGAGCCCCAG GCTGTGGCACACCGCCTGTTCTGGTCCGGACGGAGAGGTTTTTGTGTTTGGAGGCTGCGCCAACAACCTGTTATCACACCGGAGAGCG GCTCACAGCAACGAGTTACTGGTTTTCAGTGTTCAGCCTAAATCGTTAGTTCG GTTGTGCATGGAGACCATCCTGCAGCACAGGGAACACTTGTCGTCTTACTGGGACTGCTTACCCAAACATCTTTTGTACAGCCTGAAGCAGAGAATGTCCCGCGTCAACACTTTGGGATCCTAA
- the pole2 gene encoding DNA polymerase epsilon subunit 2, protein MDLPRKIKAKVTAGFKMRGLILRPEASRYLAEVLESVNVSELEDVIEKVLDSVEKQPLSSNMIELAVVESAVQDCTQSCDETIDNIFNIIGAFDVPRYIYSVERKKFLPINMTGHPAPSLCGSAKDKAELFRERYTILQQRTHRHELFTPPAIGAAVEEGQNKFQLKTIEALLGSTSKLGEVIVLGMITQLKEGKFYLEDPSGTVQLDLSKAQFHNGLYTESCFVLAEGWYEDSVLHVNGFGFPPTEPSSATRSYYGNINFFGGPSSTSVKASSKLKQLEEENEDAMFVIVSDVWLDSVEVMEKLNIMFSGYAAMPPTCFILCGNFSSAPYGKTQNRSLKESLKALADMICTYPSIHSSSRFVFVPGPEDPGPANILPRPPLVQNITEEFSERVPFSVFTTNPCRIQYCSQEILVIREDLVNKMCRNCIRLPNSNLDIPNHFVKTILSQGHLTPLPLYVSPVFWAYDYSLRVYPVPDVVVFADKYDPFTITNTDCLSVNPGSFPKSGFTFKVYYPSNKTVEDSKLQGL, encoded by the exons atggatTTACCTCGAAAAATAAAGGCTAAAGTGACGGCTGGTTTCAAGATGAGGGGACTTATACTTCGACC TGAAGCCAGTCGGTATCTTGCTGAAGTCCTGGAATCAGTCAATGTCTCTGAACTTGAGGATGTCATTGAGAAGGTGCTGGATTCGGTGGAGAAGCAGCCGT TGTCCTCGAATATGATCGAGCTGGCTGTGGTAGAAAGTGCTGTACAGGACTGCACCCAGTCATGTGATGAAACCAT TGACAATATTTTTAACATCATTGGAGCCTTTGACGTGCCCAGATACATTTACAGCGTGGAGAGAAAGAAATTTCTACc CATCAATATGACCGGTCATCCAGCTCCCAGTCTGTGTGGTTCTGCCAAAGACAAAGCGGAACTTTTCAGGGAGCGCTATACAATCTTACAGCAG CGCACACACCGTCATGAGCTCTTCACCCCACCAGCAATTGGAGCTGCTGTTGAAGAGGGTCAAAATAAATTTCAG CTCAAGACAATTGAAGCGTTGCTCGGGAGCACATCTAAGCTTGGGGAGGTGATCGTACTCGGGATGATCACACAACTTAAAGAG ggTAAATTTTACCTCGAAGATCCAAGTGGAACCGTACAGCTGGATTTGTCCAAGGCA cagttcCATAATGGCCTCTATACAGAGTCCTGCTTTGTTTTGGCAGAAG GGTGGTACGAGGATTCTGTTCTTCATGTCAATGGCTTTGGTTTCCCCCCAACAGAGCCGTCATCGGCGACCAG GTCGTACTACGGCAACATAAACTTCTTTGGCGGTCCATCGTCCACGTCCGTCAAGGCTTCCTCCAAGCTCAAGCAGCTGGAGGAAGAGAACGAAGATGCCATGTTTGTGATCGTCTCTGACGTCTGGCTGGACAGCGTAGAAGTGATGGAAAAGCTCAACATCATGTTTTCAG gATATGCTGCAATGCCTCCTACCTGCTTCATTTTGTGTGGAAACTTCTCTTCGGCCCCATatggaaaaacacagaatagATCGCTGAAAG aATCCCTGAAAGCCCTGGCTGACATGATCTGTACATATCCCAGCATTCACAGCAG TAGTCGCTTCGTGTTCGTTCCGGGTCCTGAGGACCCCGGTCCAGCAAACATCCTGCCGAG gCCCCCCCTGGTACAAAACATCACAGAGGAGTTCAGTGAGAGAGTGCCATTCTCAGTTTTTACCACCAACCCATGCAG GATCCAGTACTGCAGCCAGGAGATCCTAGTGATCAGAGAGGATCTTGTTAACAAGATGTGCAGGAATTGCATCAGGTTACCCAACAGTAACCTTGACATCCCAAACCAT TTTGTTAAGACGATCCTGTCTCAGGGTCATTTGACTCCGCTGCCTTTGTACGTCAGTCCTGTGTTCTGGGCCTATGACTACTCCCTGCGCGTCTACCCGGTGCCTGATGTCGTTGTCTTTGCAGACAAGTACGACCCCTTCACCATCACCAACACTGACTGCCTCAGTGTCAACCCG GGCTCATTCCCTAAAAGCGGCTTCACATTCAAGGTGTATTACCCGTCCAACAAAACTGTAGAGGACAG TAAACTCCAAGGActctaa